TCGTATAGTTGAACTGCTTCATCAGTTCGCCGACCACTTGAGTTTGATATTTCTCCTGCAAACGGGTCACAGCACATTCTCCCTTCACCTGGCTACTCGTCAATCACTTCGCCAGACTTCTTCGCATACCGGACCTTCGTGCCATCCTCGAGCAGCTTGTGGCCAATACGAGTTGCTTCCCCTGTCTTCGGGTCAGCGATTTGCACGTTGGAAATGTGGATTGGGGCTTCCTTTTGGATGATGCCACCCTCAGGATTCGCCATGTTTGGCTTCGTATGGCGCTGGACAACATTCACGCCTTCGACAAGCACGCGCTGGTCTTTCGGATAGACCTCGAGAACCACGCCTGACTTCGCCTTGTCCTTACCAGCGATGACAACGACTTTGTCACCTTTCTTAATGGATAGCTTTGGCACTCTTTGCACCCCCTTGATTCCCTCGCTCACAAGACTTCTGGTGCCAAGGAAATGATTTTCATGAAATCACGTTCGCGTAACTCACGTGCTACGGGGCCAAAGATACGTGTTCCGCGCGGACTCTTGTCTTCACGGATAATCACGGCTGCATTCTCGTCAAATCGGATGTACGAGCCGTCTTTGCGTCGAAGCCCACGTCGACTCCGAACAATCACAGCCTTGACCACGTCGCCTTTCTTGACAACGCCACCGGGTGTTGCACTTTTAACGGATGCGATGATGACATCGCCGACATTCGCCGTCTTACGATTGGAGCCACCCAGCACACGGAAACACATGATTTCTTTCGCTCCCGTGTTGTCGGCTACAACTAACCGCGTTTGTGGTTGAATCATACGGACTGCCTCCTTCCAGCGGGAACGATTAAATCACAACTGCCTTCTCAATGACTTCGACTAAACGCCAACGCTTGTCTTTACTCAGGGGACGGGTTTCCATGATGCGCACTGTGTCGCCAATTCTGGCTTCATTCTTCTCGTCATGGGCCTTGAACTTCACCGTGCGGCGAATCGTCTTCCCATAAATACGGTGCTTTACATATTCTTCAACAGCAACGACGATGGTCTTATCCATCTTGTCACTGACGACCTTACCAACACGGACCTTACGATAGTTCCGTTCCACCAAGTCAACCTCCCTCCTAATCTCAGCCGATACCCAGTTCACGCTGTTTCAGAATGGTCTTCGCACGTGCGATGTCCTTGCGAACCTGACGAATCCTCATCGGATTCTCCAACTGACCAGTGGCGAGCTGGAAACGGAGGTTGAACAACTCATCCTTGAGCTGGTCAATGCGGCTTTCGATCTCTTCGCTGGAAAGCCCGCGCAATTCATTAGCTTTCATCAGCTTCACCACCTACTTCGTCACGAACTACAAACTTCGTCTTGATGGGGAGCTTGTGCGCTGCTAGACGCATCGCTTCTCGCGCAGTCTCCTCAGTAACTCCGGCAATTTCAAACAGGATACGACCCGGCTTGACGACGGCAACCCACTTCTCCGGAGAACCCTTACCACTACCCATACGGGTTTCCGCCGGCTTCTGCGTGACAGGCTTGCTCGGGAAGATCTTGATCCACACTCTGCCGCCTCTACGCATATAGCGCGTCATCGCAATACGTGCTGCCTCTATCTGTCGGTTGGTCACCCATGCCGGTTCCAACGCTTGCAAACCATATTCTCCAAAAGCCACCTCGTTGCCGCCCTTGGAAGCACCCGTCATACGTCCACGGTGTTCTTTGCGGTGCTTAACACGTTTCGGCATCAACATGGTTAATTGCCTCCTTCCTCAGCGCCCTTTCGAGTCCTTTGTGGCAGAATTTCACCACGGTAGATCCACACTTTCACACCGATGCGTCCATAGGTCGTGTGTGCTTCAGCGAGCGCATAGTCAATGTCTGCACGCAGGGTATGAAGGGGAACAGTACCTTCTGAATACCCTTCCGTACGAGCGATTTCAGCACCGCCCAAACGACCGGATACTTGCACACGGATACCCTTGCCACCAGCGCGCATTGTACGTTGAATCGCTTGCTTCATCGCGCGGCGGAACGCAACACGCCGCTCGAGTTGGGCAGCAATGTTCTCTGCCACCAAACGGGCGCTCAAATCCGGGCTCTTCACCTCGGAGA
The Alicyclobacillus curvatus genome window above contains:
- the rplX gene encoding 50S ribosomal protein L24 — protein: MPKLSIKKGDKVVVIAGKDKAKSGVVLEVYPKDQRVLVEGVNVVQRHTKPNMANPEGGIIQKEAPIHISNVQIADPKTGEATRIGHKLLEDGTKVRYAKKSGEVIDE
- the rplN gene encoding 50S ribosomal protein L14, giving the protein MIQPQTRLVVADNTGAKEIMCFRVLGGSNRKTANVGDVIIASVKSATPGGVVKKGDVVKAVIVRSRRGLRRKDGSYIRFDENAAVIIREDKSPRGTRIFGPVARELRERDFMKIISLAPEVL
- the rpsQ gene encoding 30S ribosomal protein S17 encodes the protein MVERNYRKVRVGKVVSDKMDKTIVVAVEEYVKHRIYGKTIRRTVKFKAHDEKNEARIGDTVRIMETRPLSKDKRWRLVEVIEKAVVI
- the rpmC gene encoding 50S ribosomal protein L29; this translates as MKANELRGLSSEEIESRIDQLKDELFNLRFQLATGQLENPMRIRQVRKDIARAKTILKQRELGIG
- the rplP gene encoding 50S ribosomal protein L16 gives rise to the protein MLMPKRVKHRKEHRGRMTGASKGGNEVAFGEYGLQALEPAWVTNRQIEAARIAMTRYMRRGGRVWIKIFPSKPVTQKPAETRMGSGKGSPEKWVAVVKPGRILFEIAGVTEETAREAMRLAAHKLPIKTKFVVRDEVGGEADES
- the rpsC gene encoding 30S ribosomal protein S3, which translates into the protein MGQKVNPVGLRIGIIRDWESKWFANKKDYQDLLHEDLKIRDFVARRLKDAAVSEIDIERAANRINVVIHTAKPGMVIGKGGSEVDNLRNQLNGLTSKRVHISISEVKSPDLSARLVAENIAAQLERRVAFRRAMKQAIQRTMRAGGKGIRVQVSGRLGGAEIARTEGYSEGTVPLHTLRADIDYALAEAHTTYGRIGVKVWIYRGEILPQRTRKGAEEGGN